Proteins encoded within one genomic window of Cyprinus carpio isolate SPL01 chromosome A15, ASM1834038v1, whole genome shotgun sequence:
- the LOC109084133 gene encoding creatine kinase M-type-like translates to MTKNCNNDYKMKFSLELEFPDLSQHNNHMSKVLNKDIYNKLRSKSTPSGFTLDDCIQTGVDNPGHPFIMTVGCVAGDEESYEVFKDLFDPVISDRHGGYKPTDKHQTDLNWENLKGGDDLDSNYVLSSRVRTGRSIKGFTLPPHNSRGERRAVEKLSIEALNSLDGEFKGKYYPLKDMTDKEQEQLIADHFLFDKPVSPLLLAAGMARDWPDGRGIWHNDNKSFLVWVNEEDHLRVISMQKGGNMKEVFRRFCVGLQKIEDVFKKHNHGFMWNEHLGFILTCPSNLGTGLRGGVHVKLPKLSTHAKFEEILTRLRLQKRGTGGVDTASVGGVFDISNADRLGSSEVQQVQLVVDGVKLMVEMEKKLEKGESIDDMIPAQK, encoded by the exons ATGACTAAGAACTGCAACAACGATTACAAGATGAAGTTCTCTCTGGAGCTGGAATTCCCTGACCTCTCCCAGCACAACAATCACATGTCCAAGGTCCTGAATAAGGACATCTACAACAAACTCAGGAGCAAGTCAACCCCCAGTGGATTCACCCTGGATGACTGCATCCAGACTGGTGTGGACAACCCTG GCCATCCCTTCATCATGACTGTCGGCTGTGTGGCTGGTGATGAAGAGTCCTACGAAGTCTTCAAGGACTTGTTTGACCCCGTCATTTCTGACCGTCACGGTGGCTACAAGCCTACTGACAAGCACCAGACTGATCTGAACTGGGAGAACCTGAAG GGTGGTGATGACCTTGACTCCAACTACGTTCTGAGCAGCCGTGTACGTACCGGCCGCAGCATCAAGGGATTCACCCTGCCTCCCCACAACAGCCGTGGTGAGCGTAGAGCTGTGGAGAAGCTGTCCATTGAGG CTCTGAACAGCCTGGATGGCGAGTTCAAGGGCAAGTACTACCCTCTGAAGGACATGACTGATAAGGAACAGGAGCAGCTCATTGCTGACCACTTCCTGTTTGACAAGCCTGTGTCCCCCCTGCTGCTGGCTGCTGGCATGGCTCGTGACTGGCCTGACGGAAGAGGCATCTGGCACAATGACAACAAGTCCTTCCTGGTGTGGGTGAATGAGGAGGATCACCTGCGTGTCATCTCCATGCAGAAGGGTGGCAACATGAAGGAAGTCTTCAGGAGGTTCTGCGTTGGCCTGCAAAAG ATTGAGGACGTCTTCAAGAAGCACAACCATGGTTTCATGTGGAACGAGCATCTTGGTTTCATCCTGACCTGCCCCTCTAACTTGGGTACCGGCCTGCGCGGTGGTGTGCACGTCAAGCTGCCCAAACTCAGCACACATGCCAAATTTGAGGAGATCCTGACCAGACTGCGTCTTCAAAAGCGTGGCACAG GTGGTGTTGACACTGCATCTGTCGGCGGTGTGTTCGACATCTCCAACGCTGACCGTCTGGGCTCCTCCGAGGTGCAGCAGGTACAGCTGGTGGTTGATGGTGTGAAGCTCATGGTTGAAATGGAAAAGAAACTAGAGAAGGGCGAGTCCATTGATGACATGATCCCTGCCCAGAAGTAA
- the LOC109087854 gene encoding kinesin light chain 1-like produces MLSGEEILCSTQQVISGLEALRGENRTLLDSLQETLQSQTPSESTSLEQEKTNIILESLERIELGLGEAQVMMALSAHLGSLEAEKQKLRAQVRRLCQENQWLRDELARAQQQVQEREQEVVTLEEQNRHLQFMSSIRKYDHPMEDKDSNSGKESLDDLFPSEEEEQSHMSQPRSSAAAAAAQQGGYEIPARLRTLHNLVIQYASQGRYEVAVPLCKQALEDLEKSSGHSHPDVATMLNILALVYRDQNKYKEAASLLNDALAIREKTLGMDHPAVAATLNNLAVLYGKRGKYKEAEPLCKRALEIREKVLGTDHPDVAKQLNNLALLCQNQGKYQEVEQYYERALHIYQNQLGPDDANVAKTKNNLASCYLKQGKYRQAEALYKEILTRAHEKEFGSVEGDGRPVWIHTEEGSSRQDGLGSLKRSGSFTKLRESIRRSSEKLVQKLKGVGTQETAPRAAGMKRANSLNVLNVSLKESQEAAVKSKRLTDSRGLSSSTQSLARRASLSGETANFQTSHMTSGLWGNAHI; encoded by the exons ATGTTGTCAGGGGAGGAAATCTTATGCAGCACCCAGCAGGTGATTTCAGGGCTGGAGGCTCTGCGTGGAGAGAACCGCACGCTGCTGGACAGCCTGCAGGAAACGCTCCAGAGCCAGACGCCCAGCGAGAGCACTAGCCTGGAGCAGGAGAAGACAAACATCATTTTAGAGTCTCTGGAGAGGATTGAACTGGGCCTAGGAGAGGCGCAG GTGATGATGGCACTGTCAGCACACTTGGGCTCCTTGGAGGCAGAGAAGCAGAAGTTGCGTGCTCAGGTGCGGAGGTTGTGCCAGGAGAACCAGTGGCTGAGGGACGAGCTGGCCCGGGCCCAGCAGCAGGTACAGGAGCGGGAACAGGAAGTGGTTACTTTAGAGGAGCAGAACAGACACCTGCAGTTCATGAGCAGCATCCGCAAGTACGACCACCCTATG GAGGATAAAGATTCTAATTCAGGGAAGGAGTCCCTTGATGATCTCTTTCCAAGTGAAGAAGAGGAGCAGTCACACA TGTCTCAGCCGCGCAGTAGTGCCGCCGCTGCTGCTGCCCAACAGGGAGGATATGAGATCCCTGCCCGACTCCGAACTCTCCACAACCTGGTGATCCAGTACGCCTCTCAGGGCCGCTATGAGGTGGCCGTGCCGCTCTGCAAGCAAGCTCTGGAGGACCTGGAGAAATCCTCGGGCCACAGCCACCCGGATGTTGCTACCATGCTCAATATTCTGGCTTTAGTGTACAG GGATCAGAACAAATACAAGGAAGCTGCCAGTCTCCTTAATGATGCATTGGCCATCCGTGAGAAGACACTAGGCATGGACCATCCAGCA gtgGCAGCTACTCTGAATAATCTGGCTGTGTTGTATGGAAAAAGGGGGAAGTATAAAGAGGCAGAGCCGCTGTGTAAAAGAGCTCTGGAGATCAGAGAAAAG GTGCTTGGGACTGATCACCCCGATGTAGCCAAACAGCTGAATAACTTAGCCCTCCTATGCCAGAACCAGGGCAAATACCAGGAGGTGGAGCAGTACTATGAACGTGCGCTGCACATTTACCAGAACCAGCTGGGTCCAGACGATGCCAACGTGGCCAAGACCAAGAATAACCTG GCCTCCTGTTACCTCAAGCAGGGCAAGTACAGGCAAGCTGAGGCTCTTTATAAAGAGATTCTGACTCGTGCTCATGAGAAGGAGTTCGGCTCAGTGGAGG GGGATGGACGGCCAGTTTGGATACATACAGAGGAGGGAAGCTCAAGGCAG GATGGTCTGGGAAGTCTGAAGCGCAGTGGATCGTTTACCAAGCTCCGGGAATCCATAAGACGAAGCAGCGAAAAACTTGTTCAGAAACTGAAAGGAGTTGGAACACAGGAAACAGCCCCTCGAGCTGCTGG GATGAAGAGAGCCAATTCTCTAAATGTTCTTAATGTGAGTCTCAAAGAGAGTCAAGAGGCTGCTGTG AAGTCCAAGAGGCTGACAGACTCACGGGGTCTGAGTTCCAGCACGCAGAGTTTAGCCCGCCGCGCGTCTCTAAGCGGTGAGACAGCTAACTTTCAGACAAGCCATATGACATCAGGACTCTGGGGCAATGCACACATCTGA